TGAGTGCAGCTTTTCATCACAAGACTCGGTGCCAGTTTTAAAGTTGCCAAAACTGAAGCAACACCTGACAGAAATCCAGGGATCTGGCCCTTGTCTCTGCCTGTTGACTGGTCTTGCCATGAGATTCATGGCTTTAGAAGTCCCTTTGCCATATATGAGATTCCTGAGTCCACATGAACTGAAAGATGAACTATACTTACACGGTGGCTCCAAAACTCTGCCCAACACAAGAGCTTTCCTCCCGTGGAGAAGGCATTATTTGGGATCAGTGGAAGAGAAAGTGAAAGCAGGTGCATAAAGCCCCACTTGCCTAGAGCCATCCAGTTTGAAGTCCTATAGCACTTGGACCCCTTGTTCTGCACTGAAACAGTGCTACTCTGTTAAACTTCCACCCAACACCTGCAGAATTCCTACACAACCAGATACAGCTCCTCAGTTCAGGGCAGATTCTGCTCCCGCCCCCAGAGGGAAAGTGAATCACGCTGAATCCAGTGTCAAGAGACGATCCGAGGGGTTTCTGGGTCTCCTGGGATAAGATATGTTTCAAGCCTCCCTTCACTTACCAGCATAGAAGTGGTAGAAGGGCCACCAGACCGCACTGTTGGGAATATAAGTGAGCAGCGAGGCCACATAACCCCTGTAGAAGCCTCTAAAACCGTCAGCCTTGAAGATCTGTACAATGATGTCCTTCGTTTGGCCAAAGACCAGCAGACGCTTGCCATCTTGGCTCTGCACCTTGAACCTGCCCAtgctttcccctttcctctgcaTCATGAGGTGCTGGGAGACGACATCGATGGGTACCGTGATGCTCTGGGCCACCAGGGAGGCTGAGCCCCCCGCCACTAGAGACTTGACAGcattgttgttgttgtaccgTGACACGTACTTCCGAGTGAGCTCATACGTTGTCACGTAGCACTGTCCCGAGATCAGGGTGAAGGTGTTGACCAAAAAGCCACGGTAGAGCCCGGCCGTCCCTTCTGTCCGCAGGATTTTCACAAAAGCATCGAAAGTCCCGTTGTACAGGCTCTTGCCCTTCTGAACCTGCAACCGCGTCCGGATGAGCGTGAAGGGGTAAACGCTCACCCGGATCATCATAGTCATGCAAATCCCAAACACgtagaattttcttttgtccaggtGCTCCCACTCAATGATGGGGATGTTGCGTTTGTCCTCCATGGCTCCTTAGGGTCAGGTAGGAGAGGTCCAGATCTCCCTCAAAGGTCTGGGCCCAGCCTTCCAGCCTTGAGCAACCAGACTGCAAGCGCTGGCACCTGAAATGAGAGACCCCTTGGCTAGAGGACAAAGCCCCGTTTGCCACAGCCACCCACATCACCTCAAACTTTGCTGACTCTCCTCTAGCATGGAGCAGGTCCTTGCACAGCTTTATGCCAGCTGAGCAGAGGGACTTTAACCTCCAGAGGCAGGGCCCGACCATGTGGCTGATGGTGACACCTTCTGACGTCACTGTGGCTGTTttctgagctccagcagcagctggcacgTGTGGCAGCTCTCACTACAGCTCAGACTGCTCTGTGGAAAAGCAAAGCTCCCACGCTTTGGGAAGcaagctgagagccagcagaTGAGCACCactccagcagcacacacacctTTTAATGGACACGCAAGATCAAGGGTGGCCAACCAAGGCAGCTTCTCCCCGGTCATTCCAGGTCCGTGATGCTCCCAGGTGTCAGGACATCACTTTTCAGTTCCAGGATCTGTACAAAGAAGAAAGTGACAAGTCCTTCTTGTGCTCCTAGATTCCCTGCACAAATCAGACACATTTCTTTGGGCACTTTCATTCTTATCTTTCTAAAGCTGGAAGGTGATGAGAAGGTGAAAAGAAGAACAATgggaaaacaagacaaaacagcCATGTAGAGTCTCCACATTGATTACCAAGACCCtgaaaagaaaaggttaaaTCACAGCCCAGGATCTCTCTGTCAAGCTGCTTGACAGCAACATGAGCAAAGTTCACCCTCCCTTCCAACACTCCATCGCTGCTCCTGGTCTGATAATCCCCTTCcactgctggctgtgctcagagcaCCAGGAatggggaggatgaggagggaggaactggttcagcctcccccagccccagttGCTGCAGCTCATCACCACATCTCATTAGGCACCAACTGCTTCTCCACGACCATGCTCCTGGCGCTTGCAGCTGCTGTAATTAGTAAATTAACCTGCTGCACAATTAACCAAGCTTGGGCTAAGGGAATCTACACACAGGGCCAGGCAACAAGAGATGGGCAGCTCAGAGCATCACCCAATGCAACATGGACGATTTCACTGCCTGTAAGGGCTTACTTTCcacatgaaattaaaagaaacccTGGGATGTTTGGGTGGTTGAACTCTTGGAAAAGGTCTGACTGCAGCTGGATCGTAACTTGTATTTCAGGTGCTGGCAAATGGGTACAGGAAGCATGAGCTGaactgctggagagcagagctaGAGCAAGAAGCAGGAACATGAACAAGGGAGCCAAAACCCAAGATCTGAAAACAGATACACGAAATGAGAACTCAAAGGGACAGGCAGTCACCACCACACGCCAGTTTGGGGGCACTTCACATTACCAAGCCACAACATCAGTGCCTAAAAGAGCACCAagggagagggatttgggaacAAGTGCCTGGAGCGACAGAACAGCTGGAATGGCTTTCCACTGACCAAGAGCAGGGTTAGAtgagatattgggaagaaattattcCCTGTCAGGGTGGtgatgccctggcacagggtgcccagaga
This genomic stretch from Hirundo rustica isolate bHirRus1 chromosome 29, bHirRus1.pri.v3, whole genome shotgun sequence harbors:
- the SLC25A44 gene encoding solute carrier family 25 member 44 — encoded protein: MEDKRNIPIIEWEHLDKRKFYVFGICMTMMIRVSVYPFTLIRTRLQVQKGKSLYNGTFDAFVKILRTEGTAGLYRGFLVNTFTLISGQCYVTTYELTRKYVSRYNNNNAVKSLVAGGSASLVAQSITVPIDVVSQHLMMQRKGESMGRFKVQSQDGKRLLVFGQTKDIIVQIFKADGFRGFYRGYVASLLTYIPNSAVWWPFYHFYAEQLSSLTPKDCPHLLLQAISGPLAAATASTLTNPMDVVRARVQVEGKSSIILTFKQLIAEEGPWGLTKGLSARIISATPSTIVIVVGYETLKKLSLRPELVDSRHW